From the genome of Azospirillum brasilense, one region includes:
- the murI gene encoding glutamate racemase has translation MIGVFDSGHGGLTVLRALVAAAPGRPFVYLGDHAAAPYGPRSEEDIYRLTVQGVERLFAEGCGLVVLACNTAAAVALRRMQRTWLPVAHPGRNVLGVLVPMVEAITRVPWMQDGPAADWRPEPRTVGVFATPATVASGSFPREIGKRAPDVRVVQQACPDLVPLIERGAGDAELAPAVRGYVRALLEQLGGQPLDAAVLGCTHYPLVAHLFAEALPPGVEVLCQPSLVARSLDNYLERHPEYAPAPTAGEVAGALRFFTTGAAEPVGALAGRFFGRPTPFERLSP, from the coding sequence GTGATTGGTGTCTTCGATTCCGGGCATGGCGGTCTGACGGTGCTGCGCGCGCTGGTGGCCGCCGCTCCCGGGCGTCCCTTCGTCTATCTCGGCGACCATGCCGCCGCTCCCTATGGTCCGCGCAGCGAGGAGGACATCTACCGCCTGACGGTCCAGGGGGTGGAGCGGCTGTTCGCCGAGGGCTGCGGGCTGGTCGTGCTGGCCTGCAACACGGCGGCGGCGGTGGCGCTGCGGCGGATGCAGCGGACGTGGCTGCCCGTGGCCCATCCGGGCCGCAACGTGCTGGGCGTCCTGGTGCCGATGGTCGAGGCGATCACCCGTGTGCCCTGGATGCAGGACGGCCCCGCCGCCGACTGGCGTCCGGAGCCGCGGACGGTCGGCGTCTTCGCCACCCCGGCCACGGTCGCGTCGGGCTCCTTCCCGCGTGAGATCGGCAAGCGGGCGCCCGACGTGCGGGTGGTGCAGCAGGCCTGCCCGGACCTCGTCCCGCTGATTGAGCGGGGGGCGGGGGATGCGGAGCTGGCTCCGGCGGTGCGCGGCTATGTGCGGGCGCTGCTGGAGCAACTCGGCGGCCAGCCGCTGGACGCGGCGGTGCTCGGCTGCACCCACTACCCGCTGGTGGCGCATCTGTTCGCGGAGGCGCTGCCGCCGGGGGTGGAGGTGCTGTGTCAGCCCAGTCTGGTCGCCCGCTCGCTGGACAATTACCTGGAGCGCCATCCCGAATACGCCCCGGCCCCGACCGCTGGCGAGGTGGCGGGCGCCCTTCGTTTCTTCACCACGGGAGCGGCGGAACCGGTCGGCGCCCTCGCTGGACGTTTCTTCGGCCGGCCCACACCCTTCGAACGGCTTTCTCCATGA
- a CDS encoding urease accessory protein UreE, giving the protein MTDTLRRATRVHARGHWPAEREAGTVTLAFDDRHRRRMVMTDDAGADFLLDLPRAVALDHGDGLELGEGAFLRVVAADEDLMEVRCGGGTEGFARIAWHLGNRHLPVQIVGETIRLRRDHVIEDMLKGLGASVAAIHAPFAPEGGAYSGQGHGHSHGHGHDHGHDHDHDHGHSHSNGHAHGHSHGHSHD; this is encoded by the coding sequence ATGACCGACACGCTCCGCCGCGCCACCCGAGTCCACGCCCGCGGCCATTGGCCCGCCGAGCGCGAGGCCGGCACGGTGACCCTCGCCTTCGACGACCGCCATCGGCGGCGCATGGTGATGACGGACGATGCGGGGGCCGACTTCCTGCTGGACCTGCCGCGCGCGGTCGCGCTCGACCATGGCGACGGGCTGGAACTGGGCGAAGGCGCCTTCCTGCGCGTGGTCGCCGCCGACGAGGATTTGATGGAGGTGCGCTGCGGCGGCGGGACGGAGGGCTTCGCCCGCATCGCCTGGCACCTCGGCAACCGCCACCTGCCGGTGCAGATCGTCGGTGAGACCATCCGCCTGCGCCGCGACCATGTGATCGAGGACATGCTGAAAGGGCTGGGGGCGAGCGTCGCGGCCATCCACGCGCCCTTCGCGCCGGAGGGCGGAGCGTACTCGGGGCAGGGGCATGGCCATTCGCACGGGCACGGCCATGACCATGGGCATGATCACGACCACGATCATGGTCATTCGCATTCCAACGGCCACGCGCATGGGCATTCCCACGGGCATTCGCATGACTGA
- a CDS encoding urease accessory protein UreF produces MTMGMITTTIMVIRIPTATRMGIPTGIRMTEGACPHPNPPPLGGGGNLALPCAAGGWGSVSAAHLTKLLAWLSPSFPVGGFSYSHGIEAAVEQGLVRDRDTLACWMDGILRHGAGRTDGMLFIAAHRAVLAGDEAGFAWAVERADAMRASSETALESRAQGQAFLIAVRAAWPLEGMERWDRVIADTGRPVAYAVAVALAAASIGVPEGPALSAYLHAFAANLVSAGVRLVPLGQTDGQKALAALDSVVHSAAEAALAAPLDDLGSRAMAVDWTSMIHETQYTRLFRS; encoded by the coding sequence ATGACCATGGGCATGATCACGACCACGATCATGGTCATTCGCATTCCAACGGCCACGCGCATGGGCATTCCCACGGGCATTCGCATGACTGAGGGCGCTTGCCCCCACCCTAACCCTCCCCCGCTGGGCGGGGGAGGGAATCTGGCCCTCCCCTGCGCAGCGGGGGGATGGGGGTCAGTCTCGGCCGCCCACCTCACCAAGCTCCTGGCTTGGCTGTCGCCGTCCTTCCCGGTCGGCGGCTTTTCCTACAGCCACGGCATCGAGGCGGCGGTGGAGCAGGGACTCGTCCGCGACCGGGACACGCTGGCGTGCTGGATGGACGGCATCCTGCGCCACGGCGCCGGGCGGACCGACGGCATGCTTTTCATTGCCGCCCACCGCGCTGTGCTGGCGGGCGACGAGGCGGGCTTCGCCTGGGCGGTCGAGCGCGCCGACGCCATGCGCGCCTCCTCGGAAACCGCGCTGGAGAGCCGCGCGCAGGGGCAGGCCTTCCTGATCGCCGTGCGCGCTGCTTGGCCGCTGGAGGGGATGGAGCGCTGGGACCGGGTGATCGCCGATACCGGCCGTCCGGTCGCCTACGCCGTCGCGGTGGCGCTGGCTGCCGCGTCGATCGGCGTGCCGGAAGGCCCCGCCCTGTCGGCCTATCTGCATGCCTTCGCCGCCAACCTCGTCTCCGCCGGGGTGCGGCTGGTGCCGCTGGGGCAGACGGACGGGCAGAAGGCCCTGGCGGCGCTCGATTCCGTGGTGCACTCTGCGGCGGAGGCCGCGCTGGCCGCCCCGCTCGACGATCTGGGCAGCCGCGCCATGGCCGTCGATTGGACCTCCATGATCCACGAAACCCAATACACGAGGTTGTTCCGCTCATGA
- the ureC gene encoding urease subunit alpha: MAHRIDRAEYAALYGPTVGDRVRLADTDLIVEVEKDHTVYGEEVKFGGGKVIRDGMGQAQTSRQGGAVDTVITNALIIDHWGIVKADIGIIGGRIAGIGKAGNPDVQPGVTIVVGPGTEVIAGEGKIVTAGGIDAHIHFICPQQVDEALNSGVTTMLGGGTGPAAGTSATTCTPGPWHMARMLQAAEGLPINLGFFGKGNASRPDALLEQIAAGACGMKLHEDWGTTPAAIDTCLTVAEETDIQVAIHTDTLNESGFVENTIAAFKGRNIHAFHTEGAGGGHAPDIIKVAGLPNVLPSSTNPTRPFTVNTVDEHLDMLMVCHHLSPRIPEDVAFAESRIRRETIAAEDILHDLGVFSMLSSDSQAMGRVGEVIIRTWQTAHKMKVQRGRLAEETGENDNFRVKRYVAKYTINPALSHGIAHVVGSVEVGKLADLVVWSPAFFGVKPDMVLKAGTIAAALMGDPNASIPTPQPVHYRPMFGAYGRAMQASSLTFVSKLSLENEALRSLGLRRELVAVTGVRAIGKKQMIHNDSTPHIEVDPETYEVRADGQLLTCEPADVLPMAQRYFLF; encoded by the coding sequence ATGGCGCATCGCATCGACCGGGCCGAATACGCGGCTCTCTACGGCCCCACCGTGGGCGACCGTGTCCGGCTGGCCGACACCGACCTGATCGTGGAGGTCGAGAAGGACCACACCGTCTATGGCGAGGAGGTCAAGTTCGGCGGCGGCAAGGTGATCCGCGACGGCATGGGGCAGGCCCAGACCTCGCGCCAGGGCGGCGCGGTGGACACCGTCATCACCAACGCGCTGATCATCGACCACTGGGGCATCGTCAAGGCCGACATCGGCATCATCGGCGGGCGCATCGCCGGCATCGGCAAGGCCGGCAACCCGGACGTCCAGCCGGGCGTGACCATCGTCGTCGGGCCGGGGACCGAGGTCATCGCGGGCGAGGGCAAGATCGTCACCGCCGGGGGCATCGACGCCCACATCCACTTCATCTGCCCGCAACAGGTGGACGAGGCGCTGAACAGCGGCGTCACCACCATGCTGGGCGGCGGCACCGGCCCGGCGGCGGGCACGTCGGCCACCACCTGCACGCCGGGGCCGTGGCACATGGCCCGCATGCTCCAGGCGGCGGAAGGGTTGCCGATCAACCTGGGCTTCTTCGGCAAGGGCAACGCCAGCCGTCCCGACGCGCTCTTGGAGCAGATCGCCGCCGGCGCCTGCGGCATGAAGCTGCACGAGGACTGGGGCACCACCCCGGCGGCCATCGACACCTGCCTGACGGTGGCGGAGGAGACGGACATCCAGGTGGCCATCCACACCGACACGCTGAACGAGTCGGGCTTCGTGGAGAACACCATCGCCGCCTTCAAGGGCCGCAACATCCACGCCTTCCACACCGAAGGGGCGGGCGGCGGCCACGCGCCGGACATCATCAAGGTGGCGGGCCTGCCCAACGTGCTGCCCAGCTCCACCAACCCGACGCGGCCCTTCACGGTGAACACGGTGGACGAGCATCTCGACATGCTCATGGTCTGCCATCACCTGTCGCCCCGCATCCCCGAGGACGTGGCCTTCGCCGAAAGCCGCATCCGGCGCGAGACCATCGCGGCGGAGGACATCCTGCACGACCTCGGCGTCTTCTCGATGCTGAGTTCGGATAGCCAAGCCATGGGCCGGGTCGGCGAGGTGATCATCCGCACCTGGCAGACCGCGCATAAGATGAAGGTTCAGCGCGGGCGTCTGGCCGAGGAGACGGGCGAGAACGACAACTTCCGCGTCAAGCGCTACGTCGCCAAATACACGATCAACCCGGCCCTGTCGCACGGCATCGCCCATGTCGTGGGATCGGTCGAGGTGGGCAAGCTGGCCGATCTGGTCGTCTGGTCGCCGGCCTTCTTCGGCGTGAAGCCGGACATGGTGCTGAAGGCCGGGACCATCGCGGCGGCGCTGATGGGCGACCCCAACGCCTCCATCCCGACGCCGCAGCCGGTGCATTACCGCCCGATGTTCGGCGCCTACGGCCGCGCGATGCAGGCCAGTTCCCTGACCTTCGTCAGCAAGCTGTCGCTGGAGAACGAGGCGCTGCGCTCGCTCGGCCTGCGGCGCGAACTGGTCGCGGTGACGGGGGTGCGGGCCATCGGCAAGAAGCAGATGATCCACAACGATTCCACACCCCACATCGAGGTCGATCCGGAAACCTACGAGGTGCGCGCCGACGGCCAGCTCCTGACCTGCGAGCCGGCGGACGTGCTGCCCATGGCGCAGCGGTACTTCCTGTTCTGA
- a CDS encoding YgaP-like transmembrane domain, with amino-acid sequence MAMTSQKGMGSRDAALPDDLERMINVGHTERLVSLVGGGLLAVLGLRRPTVGGAALALAGGALVARGLTGYCPAKAMMEDWGGHHDGAGTPAEDVDQGVHRYSRHPGDIYDDADEKEKVDEASMESFPASDPPSFTPGAV; translated from the coding sequence ATGGCGATGACGAGCCAGAAGGGCATGGGCAGCCGCGACGCGGCCCTGCCGGACGATCTCGAACGCATGATCAACGTCGGGCACACCGAACGCTTGGTGTCGCTGGTCGGCGGCGGGCTTCTCGCCGTGCTCGGGCTGCGCCGCCCGACCGTTGGTGGGGCGGCGCTGGCTCTGGCCGGAGGCGCCCTGGTCGCCCGCGGTCTGACCGGCTATTGCCCGGCCAAGGCGATGATGGAGGATTGGGGCGGCCATCACGACGGGGCGGGCACCCCTGCCGAGGATGTGGATCAGGGTGTCCACCGGTACTCGCGCCATCCCGGCGACATCTACGACGACGCCGACGAGAAGGAGAAGGTGGACGAGGCGTCGATGGAATCCTTCCCGGCCAGCGATCCGCCGTCTTTCACGCCCGGCGCCGTTTGA
- the ureG gene encoding urease accessory protein UreG encodes MTAPISKSHGGPLRVGIGGPVGSGKTALTDALCKRMRDDWEVAAITNDIYTKEDAEFLTRSGALKPDRIMGVETGGCPHTAIREDASINLAAVDEMNRKFPNLDLIFVESGGDNLAATFSPELADLTIYVIDVSAGDKIPRKGGPGITRSDLLVINKIDLAPLVGASLEVMDRDAKKMRGDRPFVFTNIKTGQGVDAVQSFIVQRGGLPLPG; translated from the coding sequence ATGACCGCCCCGATTTCCAAGAGCCATGGTGGCCCCCTGCGCGTGGGCATCGGCGGGCCGGTCGGCTCCGGCAAGACGGCGCTGACCGACGCGCTGTGCAAGCGCATGCGCGACGATTGGGAGGTCGCGGCAATCACCAACGACATCTACACCAAGGAGGACGCCGAATTCCTCACCCGCTCCGGCGCGCTGAAGCCGGACCGGATCATGGGGGTGGAGACCGGCGGCTGCCCGCACACGGCGATCCGTGAGGACGCCTCGATCAACCTCGCCGCCGTCGACGAGATGAACCGCAAGTTCCCGAACCTCGACCTGATCTTCGTGGAATCGGGCGGGGACAATCTGGCGGCCACCTTCTCGCCGGAACTGGCCGACCTGACCATCTACGTCATCGACGTGTCGGCGGGCGACAAGATCCCGCGCAAGGGCGGGCCGGGCATCACCCGGTCGGACCTTCTGGTCATCAACAAGATCGACCTCGCCCCGCTGGTCGGCGCCAGCCTGGAGGTGATGGACCGCGACGCCAAGAAGATGCGCGGCGACCGGCCTTTCGTCTTCACCAACATCAAGACGGGGCAGGGGGTGGACGCGGTCCAGTCCTTCATCGTTCAGCGGGGCGGGTTGCCGCTTCCGGGCTGA
- a CDS encoding glycosyltransferase: MRFTIVTYGSQGDIRPYVALGKGLRAAGHSVAFPADREFRDLIERHGLDYSPLSGDLRAVTGSREADGLFRDGINPVKMMRALLRLGQDHALDWTREYWEAARGSDAIIASGLAFYAGVAVAEKLGVPVVGTALQPMAPTRAFPPPMMPPRRFPGVVNYALHLAMMQLVWQTFRAPTNRARRAVLRLKPSFIGPGPLLMTAKWPMPYAFSTHALPRPDDWPDFIRATGFWFLDEADAYTPPPDLVAFLEGGPPPVYVGFGSMAGFDPAETTRLVVAALNGRRAVLSAGWGGIDRSALPETVHGLESAPHDWLFPRVSAVVHHGGAGTTAAGLRAGVPAVVVPFMGDQPFWGARLHDLGVAPPPLPRRTLTAEGLARAIEATGDPGLRGQAAALGARIRAEDGVGNAVRFIEEGLAHRSNVA, encoded by the coding sequence ATGCGCTTCACCATTGTCACCTACGGGTCCCAGGGCGACATCCGTCCTTACGTCGCTCTTGGGAAGGGCTTGCGGGCCGCCGGACACTCCGTCGCCTTTCCCGCCGACCGCGAGTTCCGCGACCTGATCGAGCGGCATGGCCTGGACTACAGCCCGCTGTCCGGCGACCTGCGCGCGGTGACGGGCAGCCGGGAGGCGGACGGGCTGTTCCGCGATGGCATCAACCCCGTCAAGATGATGCGGGCGCTGCTGCGCCTCGGCCAGGACCATGCCCTGGACTGGACGCGGGAATATTGGGAGGCGGCGCGGGGAAGCGACGCGATCATCGCCTCCGGCCTCGCCTTCTACGCGGGCGTGGCGGTGGCGGAGAAGCTGGGCGTTCCGGTCGTCGGGACGGCGTTGCAGCCGATGGCGCCGACGCGCGCCTTCCCGCCGCCGATGATGCCGCCCCGGCGCTTTCCCGGCGTCGTGAACTACGCCCTGCATCTGGCGATGATGCAGCTCGTCTGGCAGACCTTTCGGGCGCCGACCAACCGGGCGCGGCGCGCGGTGTTGAGGCTGAAGCCCTCATTCATCGGGCCGGGGCCGTTGCTGATGACGGCGAAATGGCCGATGCCCTACGCCTTCTCGACCCATGCGCTGCCGCGGCCGGACGACTGGCCGGACTTCATCCGGGCGACCGGGTTCTGGTTCCTGGACGAGGCCGACGCCTACACGCCGCCGCCCGACCTCGTGGCCTTTCTCGAAGGCGGACCGCCGCCGGTCTATGTCGGGTTCGGCAGCATGGCCGGGTTCGATCCCGCCGAGACGACGCGGCTGGTCGTCGCGGCTCTGAACGGGCGGCGCGCCGTGCTCTCCGCCGGGTGGGGCGGGATCGACCGGTCGGCCCTGCCGGAGACGGTCCATGGCCTGGAGTCGGCGCCGCACGACTGGTTGTTTCCGCGCGTGTCCGCCGTCGTCCATCACGGTGGCGCCGGCACCACGGCGGCAGGCCTGCGCGCCGGCGTGCCGGCGGTGGTGGTCCCCTTCATGGGCGATCAGCCGTTCTGGGGTGCCCGGCTCCACGATCTCGGCGTCGCGCCACCGCCGCTTCCCCGCCGGACGCTGACCGCTGAGGGGCTTGCCCGTGCCATCGAGGCGACCGGCGATCCGGGCCTGCGCGGCCAGGCCGCGGCGCTCGGCGCCCGCATCCGGGCCGAGGACGGCGTTGGAAACGCGGTGCGATTCATCGAAGAGGGATTGGCGCACCGCAGCAACGTGGCATAA
- a CDS encoding urease accessory protein UreD, whose protein sequence is MADALMKKVAVHGAATVRFEHRHGATRLATLYHHDPLRVLLPDPRAGDLPIAVLVTTSGGLVGGDRLDVALSAGPGAAALVTTQAAEKVYRSAGPDCRIDTRVTVEAGGWLEWMPQEAIVFEGSRLRRLTRLELEGDARLIAGEMLVFGRAAFGETVTRGLVRDAWEVVRDGRLAWADALHMDGDLAETLAHPAGFGGAGACATLLHAAPDAATRLEALRAAAEGLEGVRVGATAFDGLLVVRILGGEARSVRGAYAALWSHLRSAAAGLPVRLPRLWEV, encoded by the coding sequence GTGGCTGACGCGTTGATGAAGAAGGTCGCCGTCCACGGCGCGGCGACGGTGCGGTTCGAGCATCGCCATGGAGCCACGCGCCTCGCTACGCTCTACCACCACGACCCGCTGCGGGTGCTGCTGCCCGACCCGCGGGCGGGGGACCTGCCCATCGCGGTGCTGGTCACCACCTCGGGCGGGCTGGTCGGTGGCGACCGGCTGGACGTTGCCCTGTCGGCGGGGCCGGGGGCGGCGGCGCTGGTGACGACGCAGGCGGCCGAAAAGGTCTACCGCTCCGCCGGGCCGGACTGTCGCATCGACACCCGCGTGACCGTGGAGGCCGGCGGCTGGCTGGAATGGATGCCGCAGGAGGCCATCGTCTTCGAGGGCTCCCGCCTGCGCCGCCTGACCCGGCTGGAGCTGGAGGGCGACGCCCGCCTGATCGCCGGGGAGATGCTGGTCTTCGGGCGCGCCGCCTTCGGCGAGACGGTCACCCGCGGCCTCGTCCGCGACGCCTGGGAGGTGGTGCGCGACGGCCGCCTCGCCTGGGCCGACGCCCTGCACATGGACGGCGACCTCGCCGAGACGCTGGCCCACCCGGCGGGCTTCGGCGGAGCCGGGGCCTGCGCCACGCTGCTCCACGCCGCACCCGACGCCGCGACCCGGCTGGAGGCGCTGCGCGCGGCGGCGGAGGGGCTGGAGGGCGTGCGGGTCGGCGCCACCGCTTTCGACGGGCTGCTGGTCGTCCGCATCCTGGGCGGCGAGGCGCGGTCGGTGCGTGGCGCCTACGCGGCGCTGTGGTCGCATCTGCGCTCCGCGGCGGCGGGCCTGCCGGTCAGATTGCCGCGGTTGTGGGAGGTCTGA
- a CDS encoding urease subunit gamma: MNLTPREKDKLLVAMAAMVARRRLERGVKLNHPEAVALITDYVVEGARDGRTVAELMRDGATVITRDQVMDGIPEMIHEIQVEATFPDGTKLVTVHQPIR; the protein is encoded by the coding sequence ATGAACCTGACACCGCGCGAGAAGGACAAGCTTCTCGTGGCCATGGCCGCCATGGTGGCGCGCCGCCGGCTGGAGCGTGGCGTGAAGCTGAACCATCCCGAGGCGGTGGCCCTCATCACCGATTATGTGGTGGAGGGCGCACGCGACGGACGCACCGTGGCCGAGCTGATGCGCGACGGCGCGACGGTGATCACCCGCGATCAGGTGATGGACGGCATCCCGGAGATGATCCACGAGATCCAGGTCGAGGCCACCTTCCCCGACGGCACCAAGCTCGTCACCGTCCATCAGCCGATTCGCTAA
- a CDS encoding PRC-barrel domain-containing protein, which yields MKRLLLSAAMIAGALGPWPALAETCPEGVNRLGQRIGALEAAGNQTPASISPQEIGQLRALRQTAERAGQRGGEPACQTILGEADALLRSVEHPRVVAADDLSKAKLHNASGEEMGSISELVVDPNTGRVAYAVVEAGGFLGLGERNFPVPWALVQPAQAGDGYVLNVTKDRLTAAPQFTRSNRPDMSDRQWAVALHTYYGVQPYWMRDGAALAAVGMPEGGAAGSPQLQSEVQRLSQEVDRLNRELSQARTLADTARKPDGTAQPGSSGSTGAAPAPGQGGSTPPAPQQ from the coding sequence ATGAAACGCCTGCTCCTCAGCGCCGCCATGATCGCGGGGGCGCTCGGGCCTTGGCCGGCACTCGCCGAGACCTGCCCGGAGGGGGTGAACCGGCTGGGCCAGCGCATCGGCGCGCTGGAGGCCGCCGGCAACCAGACTCCCGCCTCCATCAGCCCGCAGGAGATCGGTCAGCTCCGCGCCCTGCGCCAGACCGCCGAGCGCGCCGGGCAGCGGGGCGGCGAGCCGGCCTGCCAGACCATCCTGGGCGAGGCCGACGCCTTGCTGCGCTCGGTCGAGCATCCGCGCGTGGTCGCCGCCGACGACCTGTCGAAGGCCAAGCTGCACAACGCCAGCGGCGAGGAGATGGGCTCCATTTCCGAACTGGTGGTCGATCCGAACACCGGGCGCGTCGCCTACGCCGTGGTCGAAGCCGGTGGGTTCCTCGGTCTGGGCGAGCGCAACTTCCCGGTTCCCTGGGCATTGGTCCAGCCGGCGCAGGCCGGTGACGGCTATGTCCTGAACGTCACCAAAGACCGGCTGACCGCGGCGCCGCAGTTCACCCGCTCCAACCGCCCGGACATGTCGGACCGGCAATGGGCGGTGGCGCTGCACACCTATTACGGGGTCCAGCCCTATTGGATGCGCGACGGTGCGGCCCTCGCCGCGGTTGGTATGCCGGAGGGCGGTGCCGCGGGATCGCCGCAGCTTCAGTCGGAGGTGCAGCGCCTCTCCCAGGAGGTGGACCGGCTGAACCGCGAGCTGTCGCAGGCCCGCACGCTGGCCGATACGGCCCGCAAGCCCGATGGGACGGCGCAGCCGGGCTCGTCCGGTTCGACCGGCGCCGCGCCGGCGCCGGGGCAGGGCGGGTCCACGCCGCCCGCCCCGCAGCAGTGA
- a CDS encoding urease subunit beta — protein sequence MKPGEIIPAAGEIELNAGRDTVELDVANAGDRPIQVGSHYHFAETNEALTFDREKARGFRLDIPAGTAVRFEPGQTRRVRLVAYAGNRVVIGFNGKVNGSL from the coding sequence ATGAAACCCGGTGAAATCATCCCCGCCGCGGGCGAGATCGAACTCAACGCCGGCCGCGACACGGTTGAGCTGGACGTCGCCAACGCCGGCGACCGCCCGATCCAGGTCGGCTCGCACTATCACTTCGCCGAGACCAACGAGGCGCTGACCTTCGACCGCGAAAAAGCGCGCGGCTTCCGGCTGGACATCCCCGCCGGGACGGCGGTGCGCTTCGAGCCGGGGCAGACCCGCCGCGTGCGGCTGGTCGCCTACGCCGGCAACCGCGTGGTCATCGGCTTCAACGGCAAGGTCAACGGCAGCCTGTAA